One Microbacterium sp. No. 7 genomic window carries:
- a CDS encoding PaaI family thioesterase — protein sequence MRDTTFERDAGERSRTIRYQVPGTDKRALFARSGIEQLRALAAGDAPPPPISSHIGLEIVAVDDGDVVMTAVPDESHYNPIGSVHGGFFATVLDSACGCAVHTTLPAGVGYTSLEIKVSFLRPITADTGRVTAHGWVTRRGRGVAFADADIRDEEGRVLATASSTCLIVDPRPAV from the coding sequence ATGCGTGACACCACGTTCGAACGCGACGCCGGAGAGCGATCGCGCACCATCCGCTACCAGGTCCCCGGCACGGACAAGCGGGCGCTGTTCGCCCGATCCGGCATCGAGCAGCTGCGTGCGCTCGCCGCGGGAGACGCGCCGCCGCCGCCGATCAGCAGCCACATCGGCCTCGAGATCGTCGCCGTGGACGACGGCGACGTCGTGATGACGGCGGTGCCCGACGAGTCGCACTACAACCCGATCGGGTCGGTGCACGGCGGGTTCTTCGCGACGGTCCTCGACTCGGCGTGCGGGTGCGCCGTGCACACGACCCTGCCCGCCGGCGTCGGCTACACGAGCCTGGAGATCAAGGTCTCCTTCCTGCGCCCGATCACCGCCGACACCGGTCGCGTCACCGCGCACGGATGGGTCACCCGCCGCGGGCGGGGCGTCGCGTTCGCCGACGCCGACATCCGCGACGAGGAGGGCCGCGTCCTCGCGACCGCGTCGAGCACCTGCCTCATCGTCGATCCGCGCCCGGCCGTGTGA
- a CDS encoding winged helix-turn-helix transcriptional regulator: MPRPSPTLAQALENPCAIVRSLGVLTDTWSFLLVREALLGARTFAQFRDALGIASDVLSARLASLVAHGVMAKTPYREPGQRTRDAYELTPAGEELKTVLVAMQQWGHAHVPQDPELRVVPVTADRQVRVHAELVDADGRAVAPEDVRFVRVPRATPRARTAPATALRDRPPRPPAP; the protein is encoded by the coding sequence ATGCCTCGCCCGTCGCCGACCCTCGCCCAGGCGCTCGAGAACCCGTGCGCGATCGTCCGCAGCCTCGGCGTCCTGACCGACACGTGGAGTTTTCTGCTGGTGCGCGAGGCCCTGCTGGGAGCGCGGACGTTCGCGCAGTTCCGCGATGCGCTCGGCATCGCCTCCGACGTCCTGTCCGCGCGGCTGGCGTCGCTCGTCGCGCACGGCGTGATGGCGAAGACCCCCTACCGGGAGCCGGGTCAGCGCACCCGCGACGCGTACGAGCTCACCCCCGCGGGGGAAGAGCTCAAGACGGTGCTGGTGGCGATGCAGCAGTGGGGGCACGCCCACGTTCCGCAAGACCCCGAGCTGCGCGTGGTTCCCGTCACCGCCGACCGCCAGGTGCGCGTGCACGCCGAGCTCGTCGACGCGGACGGGCGCGCGGTCGCGCCCGAGGACGTGCGGTTCGTGCGCGTTCCCCGGGCTACTCCACGAGCTCGGACAGCTCCAGCCACCGCTCTTCGAGACCGGCCGCCTCGTCCTCCAGCGCCGTGA
- a CDS encoding YdeI/OmpD-associated family protein, translating to MVTEPEILVVADAAAWRAWLDEHEHEPDGVWLLLAKKGVTEPTSLSYAQALDEALCSGWIDGQSKSIDERTYRQRFTPRRARSMWSARNVGHIARLAEEGRLRPRGLAEVERARGDGRWDRAYAGSATIETPADLRAALDAHPPAAEVFAGLNAQGRYAVLHRVVTAATDKTRAARIARLVAALQRGEAP from the coding sequence ATCGTGACCGAACCGGAGATCCTCGTCGTAGCGGATGCCGCCGCGTGGCGCGCATGGCTCGACGAGCACGAGCACGAGCCCGACGGCGTGTGGCTGCTGCTCGCGAAGAAGGGCGTCACGGAGCCGACCTCGCTCTCGTACGCGCAGGCCCTCGACGAGGCGCTGTGCAGCGGCTGGATCGACGGCCAGAGCAAGAGCATCGACGAGCGGACCTACCGCCAGCGGTTCACGCCGCGGCGCGCCCGCAGCATGTGGTCGGCGCGCAACGTCGGGCACATCGCCCGCCTCGCCGAGGAGGGCCGGCTGCGGCCGCGCGGGCTCGCCGAGGTCGAGCGCGCCCGCGGCGACGGGCGGTGGGACCGCGCCTACGCGGGCTCCGCGACGATCGAGACGCCGGCCGACCTGCGCGCGGCGCTCGACGCGCATCCGCCCGCCGCCGAGGTGTTCGCCGGCCTCAACGCGCAGGGCCGCTACGCCGTGCTGCACCGCGTCGTCACCGCCGCGACCGACAAGACCCGCGCGGCGCGCATCGCGCGTCTCGTCGCGGCGCTGCAGCGCGGCGAGGCGCCGTAG
- a CDS encoding NADH:flavin oxidoreductase translates to MTQTTNQPAPARTLLDGADPAPLFTPFTLSGVELSNRFVMAPMTRAFSPGGVPGADVADYYRRRAAHLGLIVTEGTYVDHPSAGSSDRVPRFYGEDAAAGWKAVVDAVHDEGGRILPQLWHVGLARREGTGPRPDAPVLGPSGVGFDGAPRGIAASVADIDAVIASFARAAATAKEIGFDGVELHGAHGYLLDAFLWSRTNRRTDPYGGTPASRARLSTEVVTAVRDVVGPGFPVVFRYSQWKGSDFDARIASTPHELDTILAPLADAGVSGFHVSTRRYWLPAFDGDERTLAGWTKALTGLPTIALGSIGVASPFREDDAVTPSLSLARLLELFERGEFDLVGLGRAVLSDAEWTRKLADGRLDEIRLYDKAHEAELV, encoded by the coding sequence ATGACGCAGACGACGAACCAGCCCGCGCCCGCGCGGACCCTGCTCGACGGCGCCGATCCGGCGCCCCTGTTCACTCCGTTCACGCTGTCGGGCGTGGAGCTGTCGAACAGGTTCGTGATGGCGCCGATGACGCGCGCCTTCTCCCCCGGCGGCGTCCCGGGCGCGGACGTGGCCGACTACTATCGTCGCCGGGCCGCTCACCTGGGCCTGATCGTGACCGAGGGGACCTACGTCGACCATCCCTCCGCGGGGAGCAGCGACCGGGTGCCGCGGTTCTACGGCGAGGATGCCGCGGCCGGCTGGAAGGCCGTCGTGGACGCCGTGCACGACGAGGGCGGTCGGATCCTCCCCCAGCTGTGGCACGTGGGCCTCGCACGCCGCGAGGGCACGGGCCCCCGACCCGACGCACCGGTGCTCGGTCCCTCCGGCGTCGGCTTCGACGGCGCACCCCGCGGGATCGCCGCGTCCGTCGCCGACATCGACGCGGTCATCGCCTCGTTCGCCCGGGCCGCGGCGACCGCGAAGGAGATCGGGTTCGACGGCGTCGAGCTGCACGGGGCGCACGGATACCTGCTGGACGCGTTCCTGTGGTCGCGCACCAACCGGCGCACCGATCCGTACGGCGGCACGCCGGCATCCCGCGCCCGCCTGAGCACGGAGGTGGTCACGGCGGTGCGAGACGTCGTCGGCCCGGGCTTTCCCGTGGTGTTCCGCTACTCGCAGTGGAAGGGATCCGACTTCGACGCCCGCATCGCGAGCACGCCGCACGAGCTGGACACGATCCTCGCGCCGCTCGCCGACGCGGGGGTCAGCGGCTTCCACGTCTCCACCCGCCGCTACTGGCTCCCCGCCTTCGACGGCGACGAGCGTACGCTGGCCGGTTGGACCAAGGCCCTCACCGGCCTTCCGACCATCGCCCTGGGCTCGATCGGCGTCGCGTCGCCGTTCCGCGAGGACGACGCCGTGACTCCGTCGCTGAGCCTGGCGCGCCTGCTCGAGCTGTTCGAGCGGGGAGAGTTCGACCTCGTCGGCCTCGGACGGGCGGTGCTCTCGGATGCCGAATGGACCCGCAAGCTCGCTGACGGCCGGCTCGACGAGATCCGCCTCTACGACAAGGCCCACGAGGCCGAGCTGGTCTGA
- a CDS encoding siderophore-interacting protein, producing MAPRAFTSHPLVVRRVTVRRIEEVTPRMRRIVVGGEALGDTVVDGHPHRAFAAPGFDDHVKLVFANDGDLEAALPLQLPHGIEWTSTDNRVTRDYTPRWIDADAGEIALDFVLHGDGPAASWAQAAAVGDALAFVGPKSSVRLPGDIDWIVLIADETGLPAVGRFLDERPVDAPAHVVLLVEDESGAQQLTLRDGDTVAWHVAAAGDAAAVEAAVRALPLPEEGSGYVWAAAESRALLPVRRYLQRERGLAKDRLNITGYWHVDVTQEGEAVVADDAPPPLQPPASPVPWLVTRAAVQLGMIDALADGAVARDALAARLGVGEGALAALLPVLVSSEIVAVDGDDLRLGRMGDELLDEHHREEFDGLEADAVLALAELAPAARAGVSPWRSAHGETLAEQARARGAHVDELVENAGRLAYLLDGLAAHEMWERVSSVLVAGPGAPAVVGALEDAGRSGIAIAVHEHGRVREALRDEVERPGGLSWGAAPADVAVLALALAHRTDAEAVALLGEVAACTRRALVIESSRPDALSADADAHGAVVYAMTGAPFRTSDALAALAADAGWRREQSIPLGWGVEVTVLVRDTVLVSD from the coding sequence ATGGCACCGCGCGCATTCACCTCGCATCCGCTGGTCGTGCGCCGCGTCACGGTGCGCCGCATCGAGGAGGTCACTCCCCGCATGCGGCGCATCGTCGTGGGCGGCGAGGCGCTGGGCGACACGGTCGTCGACGGCCATCCGCACCGCGCGTTCGCCGCGCCGGGCTTCGACGACCACGTGAAGCTCGTCTTCGCGAACGACGGCGACCTGGAGGCGGCGCTGCCGCTGCAGCTTCCGCACGGCATCGAGTGGACCTCGACCGACAACCGCGTCACGCGCGACTACACCCCCCGCTGGATCGATGCGGACGCCGGCGAGATCGCACTCGACTTCGTGCTGCACGGCGACGGCCCCGCGGCATCCTGGGCGCAGGCCGCCGCGGTCGGCGACGCGCTCGCGTTCGTGGGCCCGAAGTCGTCGGTGCGTCTGCCGGGCGACATCGACTGGATCGTGCTCATCGCCGACGAGACGGGCCTGCCCGCGGTCGGCCGCTTCCTCGACGAGCGCCCCGTCGACGCGCCCGCGCACGTCGTGCTGCTCGTCGAGGACGAGAGCGGGGCGCAGCAGCTGACGCTGCGCGACGGCGACACGGTCGCGTGGCACGTCGCCGCCGCGGGCGACGCGGCGGCGGTCGAGGCCGCCGTGCGCGCACTGCCGCTGCCGGAGGAGGGGAGCGGCTACGTCTGGGCGGCCGCCGAGAGCCGTGCCCTCCTTCCGGTGCGCCGCTACCTGCAGCGCGAGCGCGGACTCGCCAAGGACCGGCTCAACATCACGGGCTACTGGCACGTCGACGTCACGCAGGAGGGCGAGGCCGTCGTCGCCGACGACGCGCCGCCGCCCCTGCAGCCGCCGGCGTCTCCCGTGCCGTGGCTCGTGACCCGCGCCGCCGTGCAGCTCGGCATGATCGACGCTCTCGCCGACGGCGCGGTCGCGCGGGACGCGCTCGCGGCGCGGCTCGGCGTCGGCGAGGGCGCCCTGGCCGCGCTGCTGCCGGTGCTCGTCTCGTCGGAGATCGTCGCGGTCGACGGCGACGATCTCCGGCTCGGCAGGATGGGCGACGAGCTGCTCGACGAGCACCACCGCGAGGAGTTCGACGGGCTCGAGGCCGACGCCGTGCTCGCCCTCGCCGAGCTGGCGCCCGCGGCCCGCGCCGGCGTGTCGCCGTGGCGGAGCGCGCACGGGGAGACCCTCGCCGAGCAGGCGCGCGCCCGCGGCGCGCACGTCGACGAGCTCGTCGAGAACGCGGGCCGCCTCGCCTACCTGCTCGACGGGCTCGCGGCGCACGAGATGTGGGAACGGGTCTCGAGCGTGCTCGTCGCGGGCCCGGGAGCGCCCGCGGTCGTCGGCGCGCTGGAGGACGCCGGCCGCTCCGGCATCGCGATCGCCGTGCACGAGCACGGGCGCGTGAGGGAGGCGCTGCGCGACGAGGTCGAGCGGCCCGGCGGCCTGTCGTGGGGAGCCGCGCCCGCCGACGTCGCCGTGCTCGCCCTCGCCCTCGCGCACCGCACCGACGCCGAGGCCGTGGCGCTGCTCGGCGAGGTCGCCGCGTGCACGCGCCGGGCCCTCGTGATCGAGTCGAGCAGGCCCGACGCGCTGAGCGCCGACGCCGACGCGCACGGTGCGGTCGTCTACGCGATGACCGGCGCGCCGTTCCGCACGAGCGATGCGCTCGCGGCGCTCGCGGCGGATGCCGGATGGCGGCGCGAGCAGTCGATCCCGCTCGGATGGGGCGTCGAGGTCACGGTGCTGGTGAGAGACACGGTGCTGGTGAGCGACTGA
- a CDS encoding ABC-F family ATP-binding cassette domain-containing protein — MAHLLGAEALHLEFPTKVVFDGVSLGVDEGDRIGIVGRNGDGKSSLLSMLAGRQEPDAGRVTVRGGVRVGMLDQADVLADDDTVGHAVVGDRPEHEWAGDAGVRDVLAGLVADLDWDAAIGSLSGGQRRRVALARLLAGDWDVLALDEPTNHLDVEAISWLAQHLKRRWPANAGALLVVTHDRWFLDEVCTRTWEVHDRIVEPFEGGYAAYILQRVERDRQAAAIEARRQNLARKELAWLRRGAPARTSKPRFRIDAANALIADVPEIRNATELRSLAVARLGKDVVDLVDAGVSYGDREVLRGVEWRIAPGERTGILGVNGAGKSTLLGLVAGTVEPTAGRVKRGKTVKVATLTQRMDELTPHLDDPVRVVISRLRTTYTFGSGSKAQELTPGQLLERMGFSSAQLSTPVKDLSGGQKRRLQLLLILLDQPNVLILDEPTNDLDTDMLAAIEDLLDSWAGTLLVVSHDRYFMERVTDQQYAVLDGRLRHLPGGVDEYLRLRAASGAAPSSSVKAADQKPSSTLSGAEQRAAEKELASLERRIEKLQQQAADARARLADLDQSDYELLGAEMAKITALEDEAAGLEERWLELSELVE; from the coding sequence ATGGCGCATCTTCTCGGGGCCGAAGCCCTGCACCTCGAATTCCCCACCAAGGTCGTCTTCGACGGCGTCTCGCTCGGCGTCGACGAGGGCGATCGCATCGGCATCGTCGGCCGCAACGGCGACGGCAAGTCGAGCCTGCTCTCGATGCTCGCGGGGCGGCAGGAGCCCGACGCGGGCCGCGTGACTGTGCGCGGCGGCGTGCGCGTCGGCATGCTCGACCAGGCCGACGTGCTCGCCGACGACGACACCGTCGGGCACGCCGTCGTCGGCGACCGCCCGGAGCACGAGTGGGCGGGGGATGCCGGGGTGCGCGACGTGCTCGCCGGTCTCGTGGCCGACCTCGACTGGGATGCCGCGATCGGCTCGCTCTCGGGCGGTCAGCGTCGCCGCGTCGCGCTCGCGCGCCTGCTCGCGGGCGACTGGGACGTGCTCGCCCTCGACGAGCCGACGAACCACCTCGACGTCGAGGCGATCTCGTGGCTCGCGCAGCATCTGAAGCGCCGCTGGCCCGCGAACGCGGGGGCGCTGCTCGTCGTGACGCACGACCGTTGGTTCCTCGACGAGGTGTGCACGCGCACGTGGGAGGTGCACGACCGCATCGTCGAGCCGTTCGAGGGCGGCTACGCCGCCTACATCCTGCAGCGCGTCGAGCGCGACCGGCAGGCCGCCGCGATCGAGGCGCGGCGGCAGAACCTCGCGCGCAAGGAGCTCGCCTGGCTGCGCCGCGGGGCGCCCGCGCGCACGTCGAAGCCGCGCTTCCGCATCGACGCGGCGAACGCGCTCATCGCCGACGTGCCCGAGATCCGCAACGCGACCGAGCTGCGGTCGCTCGCCGTCGCCCGCCTCGGCAAGGACGTCGTCGACCTCGTGGACGCCGGCGTCTCCTACGGCGACCGCGAGGTGCTGCGCGGCGTCGAGTGGCGCATCGCGCCGGGGGAGCGCACCGGCATCCTCGGCGTCAACGGCGCCGGCAAGTCGACGCTGCTGGGGCTCGTGGCGGGCACCGTCGAGCCCACCGCCGGACGCGTCAAGCGCGGCAAGACGGTCAAGGTCGCGACGCTCACGCAGCGGATGGACGAGCTCACGCCGCACCTCGACGACCCCGTGCGGGTCGTGATCTCACGGCTGCGCACGACCTACACGTTCGGGAGCGGGTCGAAGGCGCAGGAGCTGACGCCCGGTCAGCTGCTGGAGCGCATGGGCTTCTCGTCGGCGCAGCTGTCGACGCCCGTCAAGGACCTCTCGGGCGGGCAGAAGCGGCGCCTGCAGCTGCTGCTCATCCTGCTCGACCAGCCCAACGTGCTCATCCTCGACGAGCCGACGAACGACCTCGACACCGACATGCTGGCGGCGATCGAGGATCTGCTGGACTCGTGGGCGGGGACGCTGCTGGTGGTCTCGCACGACCGGTATTTCATGGAGCGGGTGACCGATCAGCAGTACGCGGTGCTGGACGGGCGGCTGCGGCACCTGCCGGGCGGGGTGGACGAGTACCTGAGGCTGCGGGCGGCGTCGGGTGCTGCGCCGTCGTCATCGGTGAAGGCTGCTGATCAGAAGCCGTCTTCCACGCTTTCCGGCGCCGAGCAGCGTGCTGCGGAGAAGGAGCTCGCCTCCCTGGAGCGCCGCATCGAGAAGCTGCAGCAGCAGGCAGCGGATGCCCGCGCGAGGCTCGCCGATCTGGACCAGTCCGACTACGAGCTGCTCGGCGCGGAGATGGCGAAGATCACGGCGCTGGAGGACGAGGCGGCCGGTCTCGAAGAGCGGTGGCTGGAGCTGTCCGAGCTCGTGGAGTAG
- a CDS encoding ABC transporter substrate-binding protein translates to MSRFTRALAVLPLAAVLALASCAGETTPRTDAPAASSSESAAAEATTRVVTTDQGEVTIPADPQRVVLLNFALAGYLFDLDVPVVGLTQEDFDYEASFSDFWADDAEAQGTEFISWSGDGFDLEAILALEPDLIVGGGVGFPLMLATQAYDDLGDIAPTVIVSGTKATWQEQFSFLAGDVFGKGEVYDEALAAYEKRVDEVAAAITPPPAPSAFLSILPDGRVFVAREDMGLPVVFASVGIEAAPLWATGDYEPYTPGGDSFELSTEQVGQVVTQPSVFITGFNTDIGDIDALSQNPVLAALPSFQSGDAHVLPYWVARGDYDEALALLDIIEELFG, encoded by the coding sequence ATGTCCAGATTCACCCGCGCCCTCGCGGTCCTTCCGCTCGCCGCCGTCCTCGCGCTGGCGTCGTGCGCCGGCGAGACGACGCCGCGCACCGACGCGCCCGCCGCGTCGTCGTCGGAGAGCGCCGCCGCCGAGGCCACGACGCGCGTCGTCACGACCGACCAGGGCGAGGTCACGATCCCCGCGGACCCGCAGCGCGTCGTGCTGCTGAACTTCGCGCTCGCCGGCTACCTCTTCGACCTCGACGTGCCGGTCGTCGGCCTCACGCAGGAGGACTTCGACTACGAGGCGTCGTTCTCCGACTTCTGGGCCGACGACGCCGAGGCGCAGGGCACCGAGTTCATCTCGTGGAGCGGCGACGGCTTCGACCTCGAGGCGATCCTCGCGCTCGAGCCCGATCTCATCGTCGGGGGCGGGGTCGGCTTCCCGCTCATGCTCGCGACGCAGGCGTACGACGACCTGGGCGACATCGCGCCCACGGTCATCGTCAGCGGCACCAAGGCCACGTGGCAGGAGCAGTTCTCGTTCCTCGCGGGCGACGTCTTCGGCAAGGGCGAGGTCTACGACGAGGCGCTCGCCGCCTACGAGAAGCGCGTCGACGAGGTCGCCGCGGCGATCACGCCGCCGCCCGCGCCGTCGGCGTTCCTGTCGATCCTGCCCGACGGCCGCGTCTTCGTCGCCCGCGAGGACATGGGCCTGCCGGTCGTCTTCGCCTCGGTCGGGATCGAGGCCGCACCCCTGTGGGCGACGGGCGACTACGAGCCGTACACCCCCGGCGGGGACTCGTTCGAGCTGTCCACGGAGCAGGTCGGCCAGGTCGTCACGCAGCCGTCGGTGTTCATCACCGGCTTCAACACCGACATCGGCGACATCGACGCGCTCTCGCAGAACCCCGTGCTCGCCGCGCTGCCGTCGTTCCAGAGCGGCGACGCCCACGTGCTGCCCTACTGGGTGGCCCGCGGCGACTACGACGAGGCGCTCGCGCTGCTCGACATCATCGAGGAGCTGTTCGGCTGA
- a CDS encoding TetR/AcrR family transcriptional regulator: MAATDPAPFHVGLTPERVVDAAVELTRETHLMSWSIRDLAARLGIAASGIYHHVGGKDLLCRAVVERMLERIALPDPRLPWQEWFRVLLYSAGPTASEYPGTAKWMLMHGPTLPAVLPVLEAGMSRLGDAGFGERAAFAYAALLNNAMLSVSMGDDRLQHEEDGPRDHATMMAEFRQMATASDHVRAMGQEFIGRFAQGGQAAARMRWEYYRFVVDTTIAGLDATLSASGAVTRPGADRR, translated from the coding sequence GTGGCCGCGACGGATCCCGCCCCGTTCCATGTGGGGCTCACCCCCGAGCGCGTCGTCGACGCGGCGGTGGAGCTGACCCGCGAGACGCATCTGATGAGCTGGTCGATCCGCGATCTGGCCGCCCGGCTCGGGATCGCGGCGTCGGGGATCTACCACCACGTCGGCGGCAAGGACCTGCTGTGCCGCGCGGTGGTCGAGCGGATGCTCGAACGGATCGCGCTGCCCGATCCGCGGCTGCCGTGGCAGGAGTGGTTCCGCGTCCTGCTGTACTCCGCGGGACCGACGGCCTCCGAGTATCCCGGCACGGCGAAATGGATGCTGATGCACGGGCCCACGCTGCCCGCGGTGCTGCCCGTGCTCGAGGCCGGCATGTCCAGGCTCGGCGATGCGGGCTTCGGCGAGCGCGCGGCGTTCGCGTACGCGGCGCTGCTCAACAACGCGATGCTCAGCGTCTCGATGGGCGACGACCGGCTCCAGCACGAGGAGGACGGGCCGCGCGACCACGCGACGATGATGGCCGAGTTCCGCCAGATGGCGACCGCATCCGATCACGTGCGGGCGATGGGCCAGGAGTTCATCGGTCGCTTCGCCCAGGGCGGGCAGGCCGCCGCGCGCATGCGCTGGGAGTACTACCGCTTCGTGGTCGACACCACCATCGCCGGACTCGACGCCACCCTCTCGGCGTCCGGAGCCGTCACACGGCCGGGCGCGGATCGACGATGA